In Actinomyces radicidentis, one genomic interval encodes:
- a CDS encoding preprotein translocase subunit YajC — MLVALVVMLLAFWLMSHFARKQQQKMQAEQERRTEEAMVPGTWVRTRAGFYGTVVEIDGDVVTLATPLGDESLWAKSAIVGAEEPPFASTAAAEDGDAVVVDAADAEVLPAEERVASEYEDGSEPRP; from the coding sequence ATGCTCGTCGCCCTCGTCGTCATGCTCCTGGCGTTCTGGCTCATGTCCCACTTCGCGCGCAAGCAGCAGCAGAAGATGCAGGCCGAGCAGGAGCGGCGTACCGAGGAGGCCATGGTGCCCGGCACGTGGGTCCGCACCCGCGCCGGCTTCTACGGCACCGTCGTCGAGATCGACGGCGACGTCGTCACCCTCGCCACTCCCCTCGGCGACGAGTCCCTGTGGGCCAAGAGCGCCATCGTCGGCGCCGAGGAGCCCCCCTTCGCCTCCACCGCCGCCGCGGAGGACGGGGACGCCGTCGTCGTCGACGCCGCCGACGCGGAGGTCCTCCCCGCCGAGGAGCGCGTCGCCTCCGAGTACGAGGACGGGTCCGAGCCGCGCCCCTGA
- the pgsA gene encoding phosphatidylinositol phosphate synthase, translating into MLGQHGRGLTKALFTKPALAMAKVGITPNMLTVGGTVASVAVAVLTLPQGRFVLGPVLMVLVLIGDSFDGILARATGRTSQFGAFLDSTMDRLADGTVFGSLTVWAALHMVPGCLRTWTVALAACSVVLAAAVPYARARAESVGATASVGIAERTDRLVVGLAATFLVGLGAPTWFLTAGLAIVAAASLITVIQRVLTVRTQVLAREAAERARGEQ; encoded by the coding sequence ATGCTCGGACAGCACGGCCGCGGCCTCACCAAGGCCCTGTTCACCAAGCCCGCCCTGGCCATGGCCAAGGTCGGCATCACCCCCAACATGCTCACCGTCGGCGGGACCGTCGCCTCCGTCGCCGTCGCCGTCCTCACCCTCCCGCAGGGCCGCTTCGTCCTCGGGCCGGTCCTCATGGTGCTCGTCCTCATCGGCGACTCCTTCGACGGGATCCTCGCCCGCGCCACCGGACGCACGAGCCAGTTCGGGGCCTTCCTCGACTCGACGATGGACCGGCTCGCCGACGGAACCGTCTTCGGCTCCCTCACCGTCTGGGCGGCCCTCCACATGGTCCCCGGGTGCCTGCGCACCTGGACCGTCGCCCTGGCCGCCTGCAGCGTCGTCCTCGCCGCCGCCGTCCCCTACGCCCGCGCCCGCGCCGAGTCCGTCGGCGCCACCGCCTCCGTCGGCATCGCCGAGCGCACCGACCGCCTCGTCGTCGGCCTCGCCGCGACCTTCCTCGTCGGCCTCGGCGCGCCCACCTGGTTCCTCACCGCGGGCCTCGCCATCGTGGCCGCCGCCTCCCTCATCACCGTCATCCAGCGCGTCCTCACGGTCCGCACCCAGGTCCTGGCCCGCGAGGCCGCCGAGCGCGCCCGGGGCGAGCAGTGA
- the ruvB gene encoding Holliday junction branch migration DNA helicase RuvB, whose translation MAEESGYGSYEAGDRLVGGGADDSERAAEAALRPKRLEDFVGQEVVRGQLSVVLRAAIARGATPDHVLLSGPPGLGKTTLAMIIANEVEGSLRLTSGPAIQHAGDLAAILSSLEEGDVLFIDEIHRLARTAEEMLYLAMEDYRVDVVVGKGPGATSIPLTLPPFTVVGATTRAGLLPAPLRDRFGFTGHLEYYGPHDLSRIISRSAGLLGVDLDPEAATELARRSRGTPRIANRLLRRVQDWAEVHGTPGHLDLAAARGALEVFEVDALGLDRLDRSVLEALCTRFHGVPVGLTTLAVSVGEEPETIETVAEPYLFREGLLVRTPRGRAATPAAYAHLGLEPPEGEAYLG comes from the coding sequence GTGGCTGAGGAGAGCGGGTACGGCTCCTACGAAGCGGGGGACCGGCTCGTCGGCGGGGGAGCGGACGACTCCGAGCGCGCCGCCGAGGCCGCGCTGCGCCCCAAGCGCCTCGAGGACTTCGTCGGGCAGGAGGTCGTGCGCGGCCAGCTCTCCGTCGTCCTGCGCGCCGCCATCGCTCGCGGCGCCACCCCGGACCACGTGCTGCTCTCCGGCCCGCCCGGGCTCGGCAAGACGACCCTCGCCATGATCATCGCGAACGAGGTCGAGGGCTCCCTGCGCCTCACCTCGGGCCCGGCGATCCAGCACGCCGGGGACCTGGCGGCCATCCTGTCCTCCCTGGAGGAGGGCGACGTGCTCTTCATCGACGAGATCCACCGCCTCGCGCGCACCGCCGAGGAGATGCTCTACCTCGCGATGGAGGACTACCGGGTCGACGTCGTCGTCGGCAAGGGCCCGGGCGCCACCTCGATCCCGCTCACGCTGCCGCCCTTCACGGTCGTTGGCGCAACGACTCGTGCGGGTCTGCTGCCCGCACCGCTGCGCGACCGCTTCGGCTTCACCGGCCACCTCGAGTACTACGGTCCGCACGATCTCTCGCGCATCATCTCCCGCTCCGCGGGGCTGCTGGGCGTCGACCTCGACCCCGAGGCCGCCACCGAGCTCGCCCGGCGCTCGCGCGGGACGCCGCGCATCGCCAACCGCCTCCTGCGGCGCGTGCAGGACTGGGCCGAGGTCCACGGCACCCCCGGGCACCTCGACCTCGCCGCCGCCCGCGGCGCCCTCGAGGTCTTCGAGGTGGACGCCCTGGGCCTCGACCGTCTCGACCGCTCGGTCCTCGAGGCCCTGTGCACCCGCTTCCACGGCGTGCCGGTGGGCCTGACCACCCTCGCCGTCAGCGTCGGCGAGGAGCCGGAGACCATCGAGACCGTCGCCGAGCCCTACCTCTTCCGCGAGGGCCTCCTCGTGCGCACCCCGCGCGGGCGCGCCGCGACCCCGGCGGCCTACGCGCACCTCGGCCTCGAGCCCCCGGAGGGCGAGGCCTACCTCGGCTGA
- the pdxS gene encoding pyridoxal 5'-phosphate synthase lyase subunit PdxS — MTEQTTTTGTTTGTTTVKRGMADMLKGGVIMDVVTPEQARIAEDAGAVAVMALERVPADIRAQGGVARMSDPDLIEGIIDAVSIPVMAKARIGHFVEAQVLQSLGVDYIDESEVLTPADYSHHIDKHAFTVPFVCGATNLGEALRRITEGAAMIRSKGEAGTGDVSNAVTHMRTIRDEIRRLGSLPADELYLAAKELGAPYALVEEVARTGALPVVLFTAGGIATPADAAMMMQMGAEGVFVGSGIFKSGDPAKRAAAIVRATAQFDDPAVIAEVSRGLGEAMVGINVDDLPVSHRLAERGW; from the coding sequence ATGACCGAGCAGACCACCACGACCGGCACGACCACGGGCACCACGACCGTCAAACGCGGCATGGCGGACATGCTCAAGGGCGGCGTCATCATGGACGTCGTCACTCCCGAGCAGGCGAGGATCGCCGAGGACGCGGGCGCCGTCGCCGTCATGGCGCTCGAGCGCGTGCCCGCCGACATCCGCGCGCAGGGCGGCGTGGCCCGCATGAGCGACCCCGACCTCATCGAGGGCATCATCGACGCGGTCTCGATCCCCGTCATGGCCAAGGCCCGCATCGGCCACTTCGTCGAGGCGCAGGTCCTCCAGTCCCTCGGGGTCGACTACATCGACGAGTCGGAGGTCCTCACCCCGGCCGACTACTCGCACCACATCGACAAGCACGCCTTCACCGTGCCCTTCGTCTGCGGCGCGACCAACCTCGGCGAGGCGCTGCGCCGGATCACCGAGGGCGCCGCCATGATCCGCTCCAAGGGCGAGGCGGGCACCGGCGACGTCTCCAACGCCGTCACCCACATGCGCACCATCCGCGACGAGATCCGTCGCCTGGGCTCGCTGCCCGCCGACGAGCTCTACCTCGCGGCCAAGGAGCTGGGCGCGCCCTACGCCCTCGTCGAGGAGGTCGCCCGCACCGGCGCCCTCCCCGTCGTGCTCTTCACCGCTGGCGGCATCGCCACGCCCGCCGACGCCGCCATGATGATGCAGATGGGCGCCGAGGGCGTCTTCGTCGGCTCCGGGATCTTCAAGTCCGGGGACCCGGCAAAGAGGGCCGCCGCGATCGTCCGCGCGACCGCGCAGTTCGACGACCCGGCCGTCATCGCTGAGGTCTCGCGCGGCCTCGGCGAGGCGATGGTCGGCATCAACGTCGACGACCTCCCCGTCTCGCACCGCCTGGCGGAGCGCGGCTGGTGA
- a CDS encoding HIT family protein yields MDGPDGPVTVEAPFQHADAPDPFERLWTPHRMVYVGGQDKPKDSSSSQCPFCAAPDREDEDALIVHRGEHAYVLMNLYPYNTGHLLVCPYRHVSDWTEASEGERVEIGRLTARAMEVVRAVCHPHGFNLGMNQGEVAGAGIAAHLHQHVVPRWTGDANFMPIIGRTKPVPQLLGDQRDVLAAAWDSAPTGLEADER; encoded by the coding sequence CTGGACGGGCCCGACGGCCCCGTCACGGTCGAGGCCCCCTTCCAGCACGCCGACGCGCCCGACCCCTTCGAACGCCTGTGGACGCCGCACCGCATGGTCTACGTCGGCGGGCAGGACAAGCCCAAGGACTCCTCGTCCTCGCAGTGCCCCTTCTGCGCGGCTCCCGACCGCGAGGACGAGGACGCACTCATCGTCCACCGCGGCGAGCACGCCTACGTGCTCATGAACCTCTACCCGTACAACACGGGCCACCTGCTCGTGTGCCCCTACCGCCACGTGTCCGACTGGACCGAGGCGAGCGAGGGCGAGCGGGTCGAGATCGGGCGGCTCACCGCCCGCGCCATGGAGGTCGTCCGCGCCGTCTGCCACCCGCACGGCTTCAACCTGGGCATGAACCAGGGAGAGGTCGCCGGAGCCGGCATCGCCGCCCACCTCCACCAGCACGTCGTGCCCCGCTGGACGGGGGACGCCAACTTCATGCCCATCATCGGACGGACCAAGCCGGTGCCCCAGCTCCTCGGCGACCAGCGCGACGTGCTGGCCGCGGCCTGGGACTCCGCGCCCACGGGCCTGGAGGCCGACGAGCGCTGA
- the pdxT gene encoding pyridoxal 5'-phosphate synthase glutaminase subunit PdxT: MGVLALQGDVREHSRSLAAVGARPVAVRSARDLAALDGLVVPGGESTVMGKLLRSFGMLEPLRGLVADGLPVYGSCAGMILLAERIENPAPGQEGLGGLDVTVRRNAFGRQVDSYEEDLLVPALGADASAPLHAVFIRAPWIEEVGDGVEVLARTRAGRAGGLTDGRPVAVRQGSVLATSFHPEVADDHRVHSLFLSMVREAR; this comes from the coding sequence GTGGGCGTCCTCGCCCTCCAGGGCGACGTACGCGAGCACTCCCGCAGCCTCGCGGCCGTCGGCGCGCGCCCCGTCGCGGTGCGCTCCGCGCGCGACCTCGCCGCCCTCGACGGGCTCGTCGTGCCGGGCGGCGAGTCCACGGTCATGGGGAAGCTGCTGCGCTCCTTCGGGATGCTCGAGCCCCTGAGGGGCCTCGTCGCCGACGGCCTGCCGGTCTACGGGTCCTGCGCCGGGATGATCCTGCTCGCCGAGCGCATCGAGAACCCGGCGCCCGGTCAGGAGGGTCTCGGCGGCCTCGACGTCACCGTGCGGCGCAACGCCTTCGGCCGACAGGTCGACTCCTACGAGGAGGACCTCCTCGTCCCCGCCCTCGGTGCGGACGCCTCCGCACCGCTCCACGCCGTCTTCATCCGCGCCCCGTGGATCGAGGAGGTCGGCGACGGCGTCGAGGTCCTGGCGCGCACCCGCGCAGGCCGCGCGGGGGGCCTGACCGACGGACGGCCCGTCGCCGTGCGTCAGGGGTCGGTCCTGGCGACCTCCTTCCACCCCGAGGTCGCGGACGACCACCGCGTGCACTCGCTGTTCCTCTCCATGGTCAGGGAGGCGCGGTGA
- a CDS encoding PrsW family intramembrane metalloprotease yields MSNPSGPSTGTGGWAPRPGYQRGGLAPAGAPSTGAPAASPAPGWAAPLTRHRRRGDVAKYVIAVVGGLGLLIMLGLTAMNAGGSSHVLLPIALAVIPLVIVLAAVFWIDRWEPEPFGVLLAAFLWGAGVATLISLVVNTTASVLVASSTGDPSGGELVSAVVSAPFIEESTKGLGVLIIYLIWRRTFNGPVDGIVYAAVVAGGFAFAENVLYFVQYSDSLMQTFLMRAVFSPFAHVTFTACTGLAIGASSRMRSRLAWLWMTPIGLVAAMILHAFWNGVISVAPGLYLLVEVPFFLACVALVIWLRWSERMTMRQRLMDYARAGWFDPAEITMLTTGSGRSAARRWARGRGPVAAGAMKEFQTATAALAQLRQQGLDGHAEADYASTENELLSTIATSRRTFLGR; encoded by the coding sequence ATGAGCAACCCCAGCGGCCCCTCGACGGGCACAGGAGGGTGGGCCCCCAGGCCCGGGTACCAGCGCGGAGGCCTCGCCCCGGCCGGAGCCCCGTCGACGGGCGCACCCGCGGCCTCCCCGGCACCCGGCTGGGCCGCCCCGCTGACCCGCCACCGCCGTCGCGGAGACGTCGCCAAGTACGTCATCGCCGTCGTCGGCGGCCTCGGCCTGCTCATCATGCTCGGCCTCACAGCCATGAACGCGGGCGGCTCGAGCCACGTGCTCCTGCCGATCGCCCTCGCGGTCATCCCGCTCGTCATCGTGCTCGCGGCCGTCTTCTGGATCGACCGCTGGGAGCCCGAGCCCTTCGGCGTGCTCCTGGCCGCCTTCCTGTGGGGCGCCGGCGTCGCGACCCTCATCTCGCTCGTCGTCAACACGACGGCCTCCGTGCTCGTCGCCTCCTCGACCGGCGACCCCTCGGGCGGCGAGCTTGTCTCCGCGGTCGTCTCCGCGCCCTTCATCGAGGAGTCCACCAAGGGCCTCGGCGTCCTCATCATCTACCTCATCTGGCGGCGCACCTTCAACGGGCCCGTCGACGGCATCGTCTACGCCGCCGTCGTCGCCGGCGGCTTCGCCTTCGCCGAGAACGTCCTCTACTTCGTTCAGTACTCCGACTCCCTCATGCAGACCTTCCTCATGAGGGCCGTGTTCTCGCCCTTCGCGCACGTCACCTTCACCGCGTGCACAGGCCTGGCCATCGGGGCGAGCTCGCGCATGCGCTCCCGGCTCGCCTGGCTGTGGATGACCCCCATCGGGCTCGTCGCCGCGATGATCCTCCACGCCTTCTGGAACGGCGTCATCTCGGTTGCCCCCGGGCTCTACCTCCTCGTCGAGGTCCCCTTCTTCCTCGCCTGCGTCGCGCTCGTCATCTGGCTGCGTTGGAGCGAGCGGATGACGATGCGCCAGCGGCTCATGGACTACGCCCGGGCCGGCTGGTTCGACCCCGCCGAGATCACCATGCTCACCACCGGCTCCGGACGCTCGGCCGCCCGCCGCTGGGCCAGGGGGCGCGGCCCCGTCGCCGCCGGCGCGATGAAGGAGTTCCAGACCGCGACGGCGGCCCTGGCCCAGCTGCGCCAGCAGGGCCTCGACGGACACGCCGAGGCCGACTACGCGAGCACCGAGAACGAGCTGCTCAGCACCATCGCGACCTCCCGGCGCACCTTCCTCGGGCGCTGA
- a CDS encoding crossover junction endodeoxyribonuclease RuvC: MDPGLTRCGFGCVDIDPRRRARLVEVGVVRTPPSQSPELRLLAIAEALDDWIARLGPTSVSVERVFAQDNLRSVIGVAQVMGVVMVAGARAGLEVAQHTPSEAKAAVTGSGTADKPQVQMMVQRILGLDALPKPADAADALAQAICHGWRGGGTGVDGGTEMVSAGGSVRASARTPAQKQWAQAQAAARRYGAVDPRRARR, translated from the coding sequence ATCGACCCCGGGCTCACCCGCTGCGGCTTCGGCTGCGTCGACATCGACCCGCGCCGCCGCGCGCGCCTCGTCGAGGTCGGCGTCGTGCGCACCCCGCCCTCCCAGAGCCCGGAGCTGCGCCTGCTGGCCATCGCCGAGGCCCTCGACGACTGGATCGCGCGCCTGGGCCCCACGAGCGTCTCGGTCGAGCGCGTCTTCGCCCAGGACAACCTCCGCTCCGTCATCGGCGTCGCCCAGGTCATGGGCGTCGTCATGGTCGCCGGCGCCCGCGCCGGCCTCGAGGTCGCCCAGCACACGCCGAGCGAGGCCAAGGCCGCCGTCACCGGCTCGGGCACGGCCGACAAGCCGCAGGTCCAGATGATGGTCCAGCGCATCCTCGGCCTCGACGCCCTGCCGAAGCCCGCCGACGCGGCCGACGCCCTCGCCCAGGCCATCTGCCACGGGTGGCGCGGCGGCGGCACCGGCGTCGACGGCGGCACCGAGATGGTCTCCGCCGGAGGCTCCGTGCGCGCCTCGGCCCGCACCCCCGCCCAGAAGCAGTGGGCGCAGGCCCAGGCGGCCGCCCGGCGCTACGGCGCGGTCGACCCGCGTCGTGCGCGGCGCTGA
- a CDS encoding phosphatidylinositol mannoside acyltransferase, which yields MRRPGVDDVYRFAWRNVRRLPAPVGYGLFHLAGDAAWAVQRVTRSSTGVGQLRRNLAHLLPEGTSERTLSFTTRAGMRSYMRYFYEAFALPGLSRDQLMARVRPDVDPAVWEAVAKGSIVIALPHMGNWDLVGAWGSERLAQVLTVAERLEPEDLFEQFVEFREGLGMRIIGQAKGEKVFERLVAAAREDRYVIPLLADRDLSSSGIEAPLGGAPAHVAAGPAALAERLGVPLFTASVAYERLTGERRRAAGGPWGVVLTIRPVPAPEGLTGRGKVAAWTRAWVADLGPRIAEHAQDWHMLQPVFDADLDQERLARRRAREAAEEDAPAAAVTTAAGEGRA from the coding sequence GTGAGGCGGCCCGGCGTCGACGACGTCTACCGCTTCGCGTGGCGCAACGTCCGCCGCCTGCCCGCACCGGTCGGCTACGGGCTCTTCCACCTCGCCGGCGACGCCGCCTGGGCGGTCCAGCGCGTCACCCGCTCGAGCACCGGCGTCGGCCAGCTGCGCCGCAACCTCGCCCACCTCCTGCCGGAGGGCACGAGCGAGCGCACGCTCTCCTTCACGACGCGCGCCGGCATGCGCTCGTACATGCGCTACTTCTACGAGGCCTTCGCCCTGCCGGGGCTCAGCCGGGACCAGCTCATGGCCCGCGTGCGCCCCGACGTCGACCCCGCCGTCTGGGAGGCCGTCGCGAAGGGCTCGATCGTCATCGCCCTGCCGCACATGGGCAACTGGGACCTCGTCGGCGCCTGGGGGAGCGAGAGGCTCGCGCAGGTCCTCACCGTCGCCGAGCGCCTCGAGCCGGAGGACCTCTTCGAGCAGTTCGTCGAGTTCCGCGAGGGCCTCGGCATGCGCATCATCGGCCAGGCCAAGGGGGAGAAGGTCTTCGAGCGCCTCGTCGCCGCCGCCCGCGAGGACCGCTACGTCATCCCGCTCCTCGCCGACCGTGACCTGTCCTCCTCCGGCATCGAGGCTCCCCTCGGTGGGGCGCCCGCGCACGTCGCCGCCGGTCCGGCCGCGCTGGCCGAGCGCCTCGGCGTCCCCCTCTTCACCGCCTCGGTCGCCTACGAGCGCCTCACCGGCGAGCGCCGACGCGCCGCCGGAGGCCCCTGGGGCGTCGTCCTCACCATCCGCCCGGTCCCCGCGCCCGAGGGCCTCACGGGACGGGGGAAGGTCGCCGCGTGGACGCGCGCATGGGTGGCCGACCTCGGCCCGCGCATCGCGGAGCACGCCCAGGACTGGCACATGCTCCAGCCCGTCTTCGACGCCGACCTCGACCAGGAGCGCCTCGCCCGCCGCCGCGCCCGCGAGGCCGCCGAGGAGGACGCCCCGGCAGCCGCCGTCACCACCGCCGCAGGGGAGGGACGCGCATGA
- a CDS encoding YebC/PmpR family DNA-binding transcriptional regulator, translating into MSGHSKWATTKHKKAAIDAKRGKLFARLIKNIEVAARTGGGDPAGNPTLFDAIQKAKKNSVPADNITRAVKRGSGEEAGGADWQTIMYEGYGPAGVAFLVECLTDNRNRAASDVRVAFTRTGGNLADPGSVAYNFERKGVVEVAKADGIDEDTILMAVLDAGAEEVVEGAESFEIISEPTDLIAVRNAVTENGMEYDSAESQFVAGTKVEVDLEGARKVMRLIDALEDLDDVQNVYTSVDISAEVAAELDEDED; encoded by the coding sequence ATGTCGGGACACTCCAAGTGGGCGACCACCAAGCACAAGAAGGCCGCGATCGACGCCAAGCGCGGCAAGCTCTTCGCGCGCCTCATCAAGAACATCGAGGTCGCCGCCCGCACCGGCGGCGGTGACCCCGCCGGCAACCCGACCCTCTTCGACGCCATCCAGAAGGCCAAGAAGAACTCCGTCCCCGCCGACAACATCACCCGCGCCGTCAAGCGCGGCAGCGGCGAGGAGGCCGGCGGCGCCGACTGGCAGACCATCATGTACGAGGGCTACGGCCCCGCTGGCGTCGCCTTCCTCGTCGAGTGCCTCACCGACAACCGCAACCGCGCCGCCTCCGACGTGCGCGTCGCCTTCACCCGCACGGGCGGCAACCTCGCCGACCCGGGCTCCGTCGCCTACAACTTCGAGCGCAAGGGCGTCGTCGAGGTCGCCAAGGCCGACGGCATCGACGAGGACACCATCCTCATGGCCGTCCTCGACGCCGGCGCCGAGGAGGTCGTCGAGGGCGCCGAGTCCTTCGAGATCATCTCCGAGCCCACCGACCTCATCGCCGTGCGCAACGCCGTCACCGAGAACGGCATGGAGTACGACTCGGCCGAGTCCCAGTTCGTCGCCGGCACCAAGGTCGAGGTCGACCTCGAGGGCGCCCGCAAGGTCATGCGCCTCATCGACGCGCTCGAGGACCTCGACGACGTCCAGAACGTCTACACCTCCGTCGACATCTCCGCCGAGGTCGCGGCGGAGCTCGACGAGGACGAGGACTGA
- the ruvA gene encoding Holliday junction branch migration protein RuvA translates to MIASLRGTVASVSLTGAVIEVGGVGMSVLATPTTLAALRVGEEAALATELIVREDSLTLYGFADADERDCFRVLLGAKGVGAKLALAMLAVHTPDALRRAVASQDVAALKRVPGLGPKGAQRVIIDVGDKLGPVTGADAPLAPGAADAPAADGAEPNPDVVAALVQLGWNEAAASRAVATVEADGAESGEPALSVPELLRASLRWLGGGRRG, encoded by the coding sequence GTGATCGCGTCACTGCGCGGCACCGTCGCCTCCGTCTCCCTGACCGGTGCGGTCATCGAGGTCGGCGGCGTCGGCATGAGCGTCCTGGCCACGCCCACCACCCTGGCCGCCCTGCGGGTCGGGGAGGAGGCCGCCCTCGCCACCGAGCTCATCGTCCGCGAGGACTCGCTCACCCTGTACGGCTTCGCCGACGCCGACGAGCGCGACTGCTTCCGCGTCCTCCTCGGCGCGAAGGGCGTGGGCGCCAAGCTCGCCCTCGCCATGCTCGCCGTCCACACCCCCGACGCCCTGCGCCGCGCCGTCGCGAGCCAGGACGTCGCCGCCCTCAAGCGCGTGCCCGGTCTCGGCCCCAAGGGCGCCCAGCGCGTCATCATCGACGTCGGCGACAAGCTCGGCCCCGTCACCGGCGCCGACGCCCCGCTCGCACCCGGCGCCGCCGACGCCCCGGCGGCCGACGGCGCCGAGCCGAACCCCGACGTCGTCGCCGCCCTCGTCCAGCTCGGCTGGAACGAGGCCGCCGCCTCCCGGGCCGTCGCCACGGTCGAGGCCGACGGCGCCGAGTCCGGCGAGCCGGCTCTGAGCGTCCCCGAGCTGCTCCGCGCCTCGCTGCGCTGGCTGGGAGGCGGCCGCCGTGGCTGA
- a CDS encoding glycosyltransferase family 4 protein produces MRIGIVCPYSLDAHGGVQVHVLELAAELRGRGHDVQVLAPASSVEGYPEWVTSAGDSVAIPYNGSIARLNFGAAVARRARRWLEAHDFDLVHIHEPITPSVGLLVLQAADCPLVGTFHSAMERSLARELLSPATGQWVERLTARIAVSEEARRTLIQYHGGDAVVIPNGVNVAPFRAARSDDPRFAGTPEAPTISFLGRVDEPRKGLQVLAEAVPAVLEALPGARFLIAGRGEAGEQRRELARFGDRVAFLGGVSDEDKAALLASSSVYVAPQTGGESFGIVLVEAMAAGTHVVASDLTAFSDVLGGGRYGALFHNEDGADLARAIIETLTDHEAAETRRAAATAVVGQYDWSTVTDRVLDVYDMALSIAHTRVNVAPGGLTMMGRLRSVREEGS; encoded by the coding sequence ATGAGGATCGGCATCGTCTGCCCCTACTCCCTCGACGCCCACGGCGGCGTCCAGGTCCACGTCCTCGAGCTCGCCGCCGAGCTGCGCGGCCGTGGCCACGACGTCCAGGTCCTCGCGCCCGCCTCCAGCGTCGAGGGCTACCCGGAGTGGGTGACCAGCGCCGGCGACTCCGTCGCCATCCCGTACAACGGCTCCATCGCGCGCCTCAACTTCGGTGCGGCCGTCGCCCGCCGCGCCCGCCGGTGGCTCGAGGCCCACGACTTCGACCTCGTCCACATCCACGAGCCGATCACCCCGAGCGTCGGCCTCCTCGTCCTCCAGGCTGCGGACTGCCCGCTCGTCGGGACCTTCCACTCGGCGATGGAACGCTCGCTCGCCCGCGAGCTCCTCTCGCCCGCCACCGGCCAGTGGGTCGAGCGCCTCACCGCGCGCATCGCCGTCTCTGAGGAGGCGCGCCGGACCCTCATCCAGTACCACGGCGGCGACGCCGTCGTCATCCCCAACGGAGTCAACGTCGCCCCCTTCCGGGCCGCGCGCAGCGACGACCCGCGCTTCGCCGGCACCCCCGAGGCGCCCACCATCTCCTTCCTCGGCCGCGTCGACGAGCCCCGCAAGGGCCTCCAGGTCCTCGCCGAGGCCGTCCCGGCCGTCCTCGAGGCACTGCCCGGCGCCCGCTTCCTCATCGCGGGCCGCGGCGAGGCCGGCGAGCAGCGCCGCGAGCTCGCCCGCTTCGGCGACCGCGTCGCCTTCCTCGGCGGCGTCTCCGACGAGGACAAGGCGGCGCTCCTGGCCTCCTCGAGCGTCTACGTCGCCCCGCAGACCGGCGGCGAGTCCTTCGGCATCGTCCTCGTTGAGGCCATGGCCGCCGGCACCCACGTCGTCGCCAGCGACCTCACCGCCTTCTCCGACGTCCTCGGCGGCGGCCGCTACGGAGCCCTCTTCCACAACGAGGACGGCGCCGACCTCGCCCGGGCGATCATCGAGACCCTCACCGACCACGAGGCAGCGGAGACCCGCCGCGCCGCGGCCACCGCCGTCGTCGGCCAGTACGACTGGTCGACCGTCACCGACCGGGTCCTCGACGTCTACGACATGGCCCTGTCCATCGCGCACACCCGCGTCAACGTGGCCCCCGGCGGCCTCACGATGATGGGGCGGCTGCGCAGCGTCCGCGAGGAGGGCTCATGA
- a CDS encoding NUDIX hydrolase → MSEGPGGLDHRVATTPDGRDPERVPENWRELLDPVEWSLNAEGLPARRAARVIALRHDPEPAILLVTGHDFGDADHWWAFTPGGGILPGESSLDAAVREMREETGVVLEPDELAGPVVRRSSRFVFNLVTARQDEEMFLAVLDAGRTAASEGADGEMDRSGWTDLEQEVLDSLRWWPLGALDAAVAEGTAVYPQALPVLARELLGGWDGVVREILEED, encoded by the coding sequence GTGAGCGAGGGCCCCGGCGGCCTCGATCACCGAGTCGCCACGACCCCGGACGGGCGCGACCCCGAGCGCGTCCCGGAGAACTGGCGCGAGCTCCTCGACCCCGTCGAGTGGAGCCTCAATGCCGAGGGGCTGCCGGCCCGCCGCGCCGCCCGCGTCATCGCCCTGCGCCACGATCCCGAGCCGGCGATCCTGCTCGTCACCGGCCACGACTTCGGCGACGCCGACCACTGGTGGGCCTTCACCCCGGGCGGCGGGATCCTGCCGGGGGAGTCGTCGCTCGACGCCGCGGTCCGGGAGATGCGCGAGGAGACCGGCGTCGTCCTGGAGCCCGACGAGCTCGCCGGCCCCGTCGTGAGGCGGTCGAGCCGCTTCGTCTTCAACCTCGTCACCGCCAGGCAGGACGAGGAGATGTTCCTGGCGGTCCTCGACGCCGGTCGTACGGCTGCCAGCGAGGGCGCCGACGGCGAGATGGACCGCTCCGGGTGGACGGACCTCGAGCAGGAGGTCCTCGACTCCCTGCGCTGGTGGCCGCTGGGCGCGCTCGACGCCGCCGTCGCCGAGGGCACGGCCGTCTACCCGCAGGCGCTCCCCGTCCTGGCCCGCGAGCTCCTCGGCGGGTGGGACGGCGTCGTCCGGGAGATCCTCGAGGAGGACTGA